The proteins below are encoded in one region of Rhododendron vialii isolate Sample 1 chromosome 7a, ASM3025357v1:
- the LOC131332988 gene encoding uncharacterized protein LOC131332988: MSSPFESPAKRRLIMASNEQTQSKFQAIATIHNDSFIPTNQEQEEEDQTFGDINSNFIHFNGSQSQVIPPGYRFCPYDGELIFFYLKKKIDNEALPHDGIIDVNLYEHNPNYLTGSSLSVCAYSYLLVVLRHMIDALSCGFLVNDLFSSSTTPTCFAYFSSSPPPLPPPPQIRLRLHLCLLPPQTHRHPKNNNYPPNPPKSHNNYPPAPTGIDSGRYPPLGDKHWYFFTTRERKYPNGIRPNRTASDGYWKATGADMPVHHKGQEVGYKRALVFYLGKPREGIKTNWIMHEFIVDKPSRTKDGENDMTLDCVLCKIYKKEPGKGKEGADPTTLLASSVEENDLMFESSEHDDVCVQSTKLLQTSRSTDGFLPDHASIAVPDQPILNDETRPAEVRYPAFQHLDNKYFQEDDFSADLDTSLWGLEDNCRLYQPDDAFDDLDTILGGLEEDQGFVNPDGLFAQPPNLAGQNFDILV, translated from the exons ACAAATcaagagcaagaagaagaagaccaaACTTTTGGCGACATCAATAGCAACTTCATCCACTTTAATGG gagcCAGTCCCAAGTTATCCCGCCTGGGTACAGGTTCTGCCCGTACGACGGGGAGCTCATCTTCTTctacttgaagaagaagatcgatAACGAGGCGTTGCCGCATGACGGAATCATAGATGTAAATCTTTACGAGCACAATCCGAACTACCTTACAggttcttctctctctgtctgtgcTTATTCGTATCTTTTGGTTGTTTTAAGGCACAT GATTGATGCACTTAGTTGTGGGTTCCTCGTGAAT GATTTGTTCTCTTCCTCTACTACTCCCACTTGTTTTGCCTACTTCTCCTCCTCGCCTCCGCCTCTGCCTCCTCCCCCTCAAATCCGCCTCCGCCTCCACCTCTGCCTCCTCCCCCCTCAAACCCACCGCCACCCCAAAAACAACAATTACCCACCAAACCCTCCTAAATCCCACAACAACTACCCTCCCGCCCCCACCGGCATCGACTCCG GTCGTTATCCACCGTTAGGGGATAAACATTGGTACTTCTTCACAACAAGGGAACGAAAATATCCCAACGGAATACGACCTAATCGAACAGCGAGTGATGGATACTGGAAAGCCACAGGAGCAGACATGCCCGTGCACCATAAAGGTCAAGAAGTTGGGTATAAAAGGGCATTGGTTTTCTATCTTGGAAAGCCACGAGAGGGTATTAAGACAAATTGGATCATGCACGAGTTTATAGTCGATAAGCCTTCAAGAACTAAAGATGGAGAGAATGATATGACG TTGGATTGTGTTTTATGTAAGATTTACAAGAAAGAACCAGGAAAAGGGAAGGAGGGTGCCGATCCCACAACTCTGCTCGCTTCCTCTGTTGAAGAAAATGATCTGATGTTCGAAAGCTCCGAACACGACGACGTATGCGTTCAATCGACTAAACTTTTGCAAACCTCGCGATCCACGGATGGTTTCCTCCCGGATCATGCCTCGATCGCTGTTCCTGATCAACCGATTCTCAATGACGAGACTCGACCAGCTGAGGTGAGATATCCTGCTTTCCAGCACCTGGACAACAAGTATTTTCAAGAGGATGACTTCTCGGCTGATTTGGATACTTCCCTTTGGGGGCTGGAAGACAATTGCAGGTTATATCAGCCGGATGATGCTTTCGATGATTTGGATACTATCCTTGGGGGATTGGAAGAGGATCAAGGGTTCGTTAACCCGGATGGCTTGTTTGCTCAACCTCCCAATCTCGCCGGCCAGAATTTCGATATATTGGTCTAA
- the LOC131332023 gene encoding U-box domain-containing protein 30-like, with amino-acid sequence MPMYQPSSRRRDGEWKKEVGGGGQVLDLETAVKDGILGGGGGVVAKGEKLDLKTMVERLDSIEVPSVFICPISLEPMQDPVTLCTGQTYERSNILKWFSLGHLTCPTTMQELWDDSITPNNTLSHLIHSWFSQKYTAMKKKAEDVQGRGLEILEVLKKKVKGQARVESLKELRQIVSSHDSVKQTVAENGGIGMICSLLGPFTSHAVGSEAIGILVKLDLDSESKKNLVEPAKVSLMVDMLNEGSVETKINCAKMIEMLMEGKELESKSFSSFSLLVGLLRLVKDKKHPNGVLAGFRLLKLVISYEGVRSSIVSIGGVPQIVELLPNLNSECLEFALYVLEALSSLTEGKMSLKDCPNTIPNMVRLLMRVSENCTQLALTILWGVCEISPEECAPIAVDAGLAAKLLLVIQSGCNPVLKQRSAELLKLCSLNCTTTLFISKCKLTRTIQ; translated from the coding sequence ATGCCGATGTATCAACCATCTAGTCGTAGGAGGGATGGGGAATGGAAGAAAGAAGTGGGTGGGGGTGGCCAGGTTTTAGATCTGGAAACCGCCGTGAAAGATGGGATTTTGGGGGGCGGAGGTGGGGTGGTTGCCAAGGGGGAGAAATTGGATCTGAAAACGATGGTTGAACGGCTCGATTCGATAGAAGTCCCATCGGTGTTCATTTGCCCGATTTCCTTAGAACCAATGCAAGATCCAGTGACCCTTTGTACTGGTCAGACCTATGAGAGGTCTAACATCCTCAAATGGTTCAGTTTGGGGCATTTGACTTGCCCCACTACAATGCAAGAGCTTTGGGACGATTCGATTACGCCGAATAATACTCTGAGCCATTTGATTCATAGTTGGTTTTCGCAGAAGTATACGGCAATGAAGAAGAAGGCAGAGGATGTGCAGGGTAGGGGGTTGGAGATTTTGGAGGTTTTGAAGAAAAAAGTTAAGGGTCAAGCTAGGGTTGAATCCCTCAAAGAGCTTAGGCAAATTGTCAGTAGCCATGATTCGGTTAAGCAAACAGTGGCGGAAAATGGTGGGATTGGGATGATTTGTTCTTTATTGGGTCCTTTTACTTCACATGCTGTTGGGTCTGAAGCAATCGGGATTCTTGTGAAGTTGGATTTGGATTCGGAATCAAAGAAGAATTTGGTGGAACCCGCGAAAGTATCACTAATGGTGGACATGTTGAACGAGGGATCGGTTGAGACGAAGATCAACTGCGCCAAAATGATTGAGATGTTGATGGAGGGGAAGGAATTGGAATCAAAAAGTTTTTCTAGTTTTAGCCTTTTGGTGGGGCTATTGAGATTAGTGAAGGATAAAAAACACCCAAACGGTGTATTAGCAGGATTCAGGTTGCTCAAGTTGGTAATTTCTTATGAAGGGGTGAGGAGTTCAATTGTGAGCATTGGGGGAGTCCCTCAAATAGTTGAGCTTTTGCCCAATTTGAATTCTGAGTGTTTGGAATTTGCTCTTTATGTACTGGAAGCCTTATCAAGCCTTACAGAAGGAAAAATGTCTTTGAAAGATTGTCCCAACACAATCCCCAACATGGTTAGGTTGTTAATGAGGGTCTCAGAGAATTGCACTCAGTTAGCGCTTACAATCTTGTGGGGGGTTTGCGAAATTTCACCAGAAGAGTGTGCACCGATAGCTGTCGATGCAGGGCTAGCAGCTAAGCTTCTTTTGGTAATTCAGAGCGGTTGCAATCCGGTGTTGAAGCAACGGTCTGCTGAGCTATTGAAGTTGTGTAGTTTGAATTGCactactactcttttcatttcCAAGTGCAAGCTTACAAGAACAATACAATGA
- the LOC131332024 gene encoding U-box domain-containing protein 30-like — MPMYQPSSRRRDGDWKKEVGGGGQVLDLETAVKDGILGGGGGAISTGEKLDLKTMIERLDSIEVPSVFICPISLEPMQDPVTLCTGQTYERSNILKWFSLGHLTCPTTMQELWDDSVTPNSTLSHLIYSWFSQKYTAMKKKSEDVQGRALELIEMLKKKVKGQARVQSLIELRKIVNAHDSVKKTVAESGGIGVICSLLGPFTSHAVGSEAIGILVKLELGSEWKKNLVEPAKVSLMVDMLNEGSVETKINCTNMIEMLMEGKEFESEVVSSLSLLVGLLRLVKDKRYPNGVLSGFRLLKMICSYEGVRSSVVSIGGIPQIVELLPNLNSECLELALYVLEALSSLPEGKMALKDCSHTIPNVVKLLMRVSENCTELALSILWGVCEISPEECAPIAVDAGLAAKLLLVIQSGCNPVLKQRSAELLKLCSLNYTATIFISKCKLTRTIQ, encoded by the coding sequence atgCCGATGTATCAACCATCTAGTCGTAGGAGGGATGGGGATTGGAAGAAAGAAGTGGGTGGTGGTGGCCAGGTTTTAGATCTGGAAACCGCCGTGAAAGATGGGATTTTGGGCGGCGGAGGCGGCGCTATCTCCACCGGAGAGAAGTTGGATCTGAAAACGATGATCGAACGGCTCGATTCGATAGAAGTCCCGTCGGTGTTCATTTGCCCTATTTCTTTGGAACCAATGCAAGATCCGGTGACCCTTTGTACTGGTCAGACCTATGAGAGGTCTAACATTCTCAAATGGTTCAGTTTGGGGCATTTGACTTGCCCCACTACAATGCAAGAGCTTTGGGACGATTCGGTTACGCCGAATAGTACACTTAGCCATTTGATTTATAGTTGGTTTTCGCAGAAGTATACGGCGATGAAGAAGAAGTCAGAGGATGTGCAGGGGAGAGCTTTGGAGCTTATTGAGATGTTGAAGAAAAAAGTGAAGGGTCAAGCTAGGGTTCAATCACTCATTGAGCTTAGAAAGATAGTCAATGCCCACGATTCGGTTAAGAAAACTGTGGCAGAGAGTGGTGGGATTGGGGTGATTTGTTCTTTGTTGGGTCCTTTTACTTCACATGCTGTTGGGTCCGAGGCAATTGGGATTCTTGTGAAGTTGGAGTTGGGTTCCGAATGGAAGAAGAATTTGGTGGAACCCGCGAAGGTTTCGCTGATGGTGGACATGTTGAACGAGGGATCGGTTGAGACGAAGATCAATTGCACGAATATGATAGAGATGTTGATGGAGGGGAAGGAATTCGAGTCTGAAGTTGTGTCAAGTTTAAGCCTTTTGGTTGGGTTATTGAGATTAGTCAAGGATAAGAGGTACCCAAACGGGGTATTATCTGGATTCAGATTGCTCAAGATGATTTGTTCATACGAAGGAGTGAGGAGTTCGGTTGTGAGCATTGGGGGAATCCCTCAAATAGTCGAGCTTCTGCCCAATTTGAATTCTGAATGTTTGGAATTAGCTCTTTATGTACTTGAAGCCTTATCAAGCCTTCCAGAAGGCAAAATGGCATTGAAAGATTGTTCACATACAATTCCCAATGTGGTTAAGTTGTTGATGAGAGTTTCGGAGAATTGCACTGAATTGGCGCTTTCGATCTTGTGGGGGGTTTGTGAAATTTCCCCAGAAGAGTGTGCACCCATTGCCGTTGATGCAGGGCTAGCAGCTAAGCTCCTTTTGGTTATTCAGAGCGGTTGCAATCCGGTGTTGAAGCAGCGGTCAGCTGAGCTATTGAAGTTGTGCAGTTTGAATTACACAGCTACCATTTTCATTTCCAAGTGTAAACTCACAAGAACAATACAATGA
- the LOC131332025 gene encoding glutamate--tRNA ligase, cytoplasmic-like yields the protein MAAAEVAHRPAGHEVKGKGRANRHVGDHGKGVDLKNAVVGKVRLRFAPEPSGYLHLGHAKAGLLNQQRAQEFKGKLIVRFDDTNPAKESNDFVVNILKDIETLGIKYDEVTYTSDYFPKLMKMAEELIIQGKAYVDDTPREQMQKERMDGIESRCRNNSTEENVKLWKEMSAGSERGLQCCLRGKLGMQHRNKSLRDPVYYRCNPIPHHRVGSSYKIYPTYDFACPVVDALEGVTHALRSSEYHDRNAQYHRIQEDMGLEKVEIHEFSRLNLVYTLLSKRKLAWFVKNRRVEGWDDPRFPTVQGVVRRGLTIEALKEFVDEQGASKNLNLMEWDKLWTVNKKKIDHVCPRHTAVIEGGRVMLTLTDGPEKPFVRIIPRHKMSEGAGQKATTYARQIWIDSVDAKSISIDEEITLMDWGNAIVKEIVKDENDCIVQLTGVLHLEGSVRTTKLKLTWLPETSELVNLSLVEFDYLITKKKVDEGEDFLDVLNENTKKEIAALGDSNMRNLQRGDVLQLERKGYFRCDVPFVRPSNPIVLFAIPDGRQRTVLKS from the exons ATGGCAGCGGCGGAAGTCGCCCATCGTCCAGCGGG GCATGAAGTAAAAGGGAAAGGGCGAGCCAACAGGCATGTTGGTGACCACGGAAAAGGAGTAGATCTCAAGAATGCTGTTGTTGGTAAAGTGCGATTGCGATTTGCACCAGAACCCAGTGGTTACCTTCACCTAGGACATGCGAAAGCGGGACTGTTGAACCAGCAGCGTGCTCAAGAGTTCAAAGGGAAGCTGATTGTGCGCTTTGACGATACTAATCCTGCTAAGGAGAGCAATGACTTTGTGGTAAATATACTGAAGGACATAGAAACTTTGGGTATCAAGTATGATGAAGTAACTTACACTTCTGATTACTTCCCGAAACTAATGAAAATGGCTGAGGAGTTGATTATTCAAGGGAAGGCTTATGTTGATGATACACCGCGTGAGCAAATGCAAAAAGAGAGAATGGATGGCATTGAGTCGAGGTGTAGGAATAACAGCACAGAGGAGAACGTGAAATTGTGGAAGGAAATGAGTGCTGGATCTGAAAGGGGATTGCAGTGTTGCCTACGCGGTAAGTTGGGTATGCAGCACCGAAACAAGTCGCTGCGGGATCCGGTGTATTACCGCTGCAATCCAATTCCTCACCACCGTGTTGGCTCAAGTTATAAGATATATCCGACTTATGATTTTGCATGTCCGGTTGTGGATGCGTTGGAGGGGGTAACGCATGCATTGCGATCTAGTGAGTATCATGACCGCAATGCTCAGTATCATAGGATTCAGGAAGATATGGGACTTGAAAAGGTCGAAATACACGAGTTCAGTAGATTGAACTTGGTTTATACCCTACTGAGCAAGCGAAAGCTTGCTTGGTTCGTTAAGAATCGAAGGGTCGAAGGATGGGATGATCCCCGCTTCCCAACGGTACAAGGAGTTGTGCGGAGAGGTCTGACCATCGAGGCGCTGAAAGAATTCGTTGATGAACAA GGAGCTTCAAAGAATCTGAATCTCATGGAATGGGATAAACTCTGGACggttaataagaaaaaaatcgaTCATGTTTGTCCCAGACATACCGCTGTGATCGAAGGAGGAAGGGTCATGTTAACCCTAACTGATGGGCCAGAGAAACCATTTGTCCGCATCATACCCAGGCATAAGATGTCCGAAGGTGCTGGACAAAAGGCTACGACATACGCAAGGCAAATATGGATTGACTCTGTCGATGCCAAATCCATCTCAATTGATGAGGAAATAACTTTAATGGACTGGGGCAACGCGATAGTGAAAGAAATCGTGAAGGATGAGAATGATTGTATTGTGCAGTTAACTGGGGTTTTGCATCTTGAAGGATCTGTCAGGACCACAAAGTTGAAGCTTACTTGGTTACCTGAAACGAGTGAGCTGGTGAATCTCTCTTTGGTGGAGTTTGACTatctaattaccaaaaaaaag GTCGATGAAGGCGAGGATTTTCTTGACGTGCTCAACGAAAATACGAAAAAGGAGATTGCAGCGCTGGGGGATTCGAACATGCGGAACTTGCAGCGTGGAGATGTACTGCAGCTGGAGAGAAAAGGCTATTTTAGATGTGATGTGCCCTTCGTTAGGCCTTCTAATCCCATTGTTCTCTTTGCTATTCCAGATGGTAGGCAACGGACGGTATTGAAGTCATGA